From the genome of Pelobates fuscus isolate aPelFus1 chromosome 6, aPelFus1.pri, whole genome shotgun sequence, one region includes:
- the LOC134614874 gene encoding protein-glutamine gamma-glutamyltransferase E-like has protein sequence MSAMMTQSCLPLSHETHIYGKFRTVGTLAVGKDVNVVLSVTNPTEIPKDLNIKIRACSIIYTRKEIHELLKECKKLHVKPKEEKEMPLTITYSHYDGLLTADNMIEVTAICTSEKTNETVRIQTDIVLKNPTIEIKVLGKAYMNKPVTAEIVFTNPLDVEVSDMVVNAEGSGLLKDPLTKRASAVKAKDTITIPIVITPYRPGKKHLLVDLNCDKFKNMKGYVEIDVQEAE, from the exons ATGTCCGCAATGATGACCCAATCTTGCCTGCCACTCTCTCATGAGACACATATATACGGGAAATTTAGGACCGTTGGGACACTAGCTGTAGGCAAAGATGTGAATGTTGTTTTATCAGTTACAAACCCAACAGAAATACCAAAGGATTTGAACATTAAAATCAGAGCCTGCTCAATCATTTACACCAGGAAGGAAATACACGAGCTCCTGAAAGAATGCAAGAAACTTCACGTGAAAcccaaagaag AGAAGGAGATGCCATTAACCATAACATATAGCCATTATGATGGACTCTTGACTGCAGATAACATGATCGAAGTGACAGCTATCTGTACAAGTGAAAAAACCAATGAGACAGTGCGGATACAAACCGACATCGTCTTAAAAAATCCAACAATTGAAATAAAG gtCCTGGGGAAGGCCTATATGAACAAACCAGTCACTGCAGAAATAGTTTTCACAAACCCACTTGACGTAGAAGTGTCTGATATGGTGGTCAATGCTGAAGGAAGTGGCTTGCTCAAGGATCCTCTTACAAAAAG gGCTTCTGCTGTGAAAGCTAAGGACACTATAACAATTCCCATCGTGATAACACCATACAGGCCTGGGAAGAAACATCTACTTGTTGACCTGAACTGTGACAAGTTCAAAAATATGAAAGGTTATGTTGAAATAGATGTTCAGGAAGCGGAGTAG